AGCGATGGCGGCGGCCGGGGGCGAGCAGCAGCAGATGCTCACACAGGTACCGAGCGGCACACCGGGCCGAGGCCGGGAGCGTGGTGCGGGGCGAGGCCGGTGTGTCACTGCCTGCCCCCGCCTTGGTCCCCGCAGAGGCTGAAGGCGGCGGTTCACTACACGGTCGGGTGCCTGTgccaggaggtggaggaggacaaGGACGTGCAGTTCAGCAAGCAGAGCATCGCAGCCATCTCGGAGATCACCTTCCGGCAGTGCGGTACAGCTGGGTTACCTCGACTCGCCTCGTGTTACCCGGGTTACTGCAGCGTTCCGTGTCCGTTCAGGAGCCAGCGCTGGAGGCACGGGGCTTCAAAACCAACTCGGTTCATCCAACTCGGTGTCACCGGGGCATTCTCTTGTATTATTTCTTATTTTAAGTACAAGAAATACTAGTTCGACTTTTCAAACCCGAAAAAAGCATTTAGATGTATTGTGTGGCTACCTACTTGTGTACGAGTGCTGCCTAACAGCCAGCTCTGATCACTTCTCATAACTGACTTGGATAATTTGTGTATCTCTGCCCACtcagtgttttaaaatatatGACATCTTTGTGTTTTCTCTAGAAATCTTCGCAAAGGACCTTGAAATGTTTGCAAGGTATGCACTGATTGTTACAAAGgctttcctttttttgtgttaTCTTTAAAGCGCATCTTATAATTCAAGCTTTAAAAGGGCTTTTTAAATAGTGTGTTAAGCTATGAAATAGAAATTCCCTTTACTTTTTGATCTTGGCCTCTTATGGTACGTGTAGGCAGAAATGTTCAAGGAGTGTTTTTTGATGTTATGCAGGCATGCCAAACGAACCACGGTCACTACAGAAGATGTGAAGCTTTTGGCTAGAAGAAGCAATTCTTTGGTGAGATGCACTGTATTTATTGTCTTCCAACATTCTTAAAGCAGTTAATTCCTAAAATGAACTTAATTCCTTGATTTTCCTTAATTCATTTGAATGAA
This genomic stretch from Melospiza melodia melodia isolate bMelMel2 chromosome 26, bMelMel2.pri, whole genome shotgun sequence harbors:
- the CENPS gene encoding centromere protein S translates to MAAAGGEQQQMLTQRLKAAVHYTVGCLCQEVEEDKDVQFSKQSIAAISEITFRQCEIFAKDLEMFARHAKRTTVTTEDVKLLARRSNSLLKYITQKSEELASSNMEQKEKKKKKSSAAKGERTPGEQEAAVTENEDSNMA